Part of the Streptomyces antimycoticus genome, CGCCGCGCAGGCTACGCGCCGCGCAGGCCACGCGCCCGGCAAACGCCACGCGCCCGGCGAACGTCACGCCTCCCCGGGAACGCCGCGCGCCGCGCTCAGCTCGCCGCGTCGTCCAGCAGCCGTGAGCGGATCAGGAAGCGCACACCCTCCGGCGCCTCCAGGGAGAAGCCGCTGCCGCGCCCGGGCACCACGTCCACCGTGAGATGCGTATGCGCCCACCGCTCGAACTGCGAGGCCGACATCCAGAAGCCCACCGGCTCCTCGACCCCGTCCACCTCCAGCTCCGCGAGCAGCACATCCGACCCGCCCGTACGGAACTCGCCGAGCGGATAACACATCGGCGCGCTGCCGTCACAGCAGCCGCCCGACTGGTGAAACATCAACGGGCCGTGCTCCGCTCGCAGTTGGCGGATCAGCTCGGCCGCGGCCGGGGTCAGCGCGATGCGCTCCATGGGCGATCCCTCTCCGATCATGCTCATCGAGCGGTCAGGGGCCAGGCCCAGCGAACCCCCCGCCACGTTGCGAGAACGTTGCCCGCACGGTGTCCCGCAACCGGGCCCGTCCGCGCCGGGTTCGCCGGCCGAACGACAGAGGGCTCACCCCACCGGCTCCACCGGCCCCACCGGCTCCACCGGCTCGTGCTCGGGTGAGGACGTCGGCGCGCCGGTCCATCGGTGCAGGGCGGCCTCGAGGCCGGTGACGGCGGCGAGGTCGGTGGTGTCGGAGGCCCAGGCGACCACCCCGTCCGGGCGTACCAACACCCCGGTCGGCGTCGCGTGGCCGTCGGCCACGCTGCACACCCGCCCGGCCCAGGCTGCGGCGAGGCGGGCGAACGTACCGTCCGGAGAGCGGTCGAGCAGCAGGAAGCCACCCCCGTGTCCGTGGTCGGCCAGCCGGGAGCCGTCCCTCAGCCGCAGGTCGGGGACGTACCGGCCGATCAGCGGATGGTCGCCGGGCAGGTCGATGCGCTGTGTGACACCGGAGATCTTCTTGACCGCGTAGGTCGTGCCCTCCCGGGTGCTCAGCAGATCGGCGACGACCTCCCGGAGCGCGGCCGACGTGGCGTCCCCGCGCATCACCCCGATCTGGGCCCGTGTCCAGTCCAGCACCCAGGCGCCGAGGGGACGACGCTCGGCGTCGTAGGTGGCGAGCAGCCCTTCGGGTGCCCATCCGGCGACCACGGCACCGAGCTTCCACCCGAGGTTCATCGCGTCGCCGACCCCGAGATTGAGCCCCTGACCGCCGAACGGCGAGTGCACATGCGCGGCGTCGCCGGCCAGCAGCACCCGCCCCGCCGCATAAGTGGCGGCCTGGCGGGCGTTGTCGGTCCAGCGGGTCGCGGCGCCGCGCAGCGCGGTCAGCGTCACGTCGGTGCCCGAGACCCGGCGCAGACTGGTCTGCACTTCCTCGAGGGTGACCGGCGCCGAGCGGTCGGCGGGTGGGCCGTCGAACTCCACGGTGACCACCCGCCCGGGCTGTGGCCCG contains:
- a CDS encoding DUF779 domain-containing protein, which encodes MERIALTPAAAELIRQLRAEHGPLMFHQSGGCCDGSAPMCYPLGEFRTGGSDVLLAELEVDGVEEPVGFWMSASQFERWAHTHLTVDVVPGRGSGFSLEAPEGVRFLIRSRLLDDAAS
- a CDS encoding FAD-dependent monooxygenase, which encodes MDVTVVGAGPVGLVLAAELALSGARVQILERLAEPSEAMKAGAINVPTAEALDRRGLLPAAEQVQREMLERVGSFSRTADDQPPGGGRRAPGSRFTGHFAGMILDADLVDWSDPDLAAHTAVDGGRLVPQRELEELLAEHVARLGIPVCRGVEVTALDDTGDGVLVGTTAGPVRTGWLVGCDGGRSAVRRLAGIDFPGTDPELTGHLAVADIADPSVLADGWVWSTRGAYRYGPQPGRVVTVEFDGPPADRSAPVTLEEVQTSLRRVSGTDVTLTALRGAATRWTDNARQAATYAAGRVLLAGDAAHVHSPFGGQGLNLGVGDAMNLGWKLGAVVAGWAPEGLLATYDAERRPLGAWVLDWTRAQIGVMRGDATSAALREVVADLLSTREGTTYAVKKISGVTQRIDLPGDHPLIGRYVPDLRLRDGSRLADHGHGGGFLLLDRSPDGTFARLAAAWAGRVCSVADGHATPTGVLVRPDGVVAWASDTTDLAAVTGLEAALHRWTGAPTSSPEHEPVEPVGPVEPVG